The sequence CAATGCTACTTAACAGCCaagttagcctttttttttcttctcgacTCGACGCTATTTGTATGTAATATTTTACCCTTCTCACTTGGTTTCTTTTGTTAATGCTTGTGCTTTTCATATTGTTGTGTATTATTGTTTGCTGCTGTAACCAGTGAATTTCCCCGCTGTGGGAGCAATAAAGTCTTCTTTGTGGTAACAAGAAAACATCGGGGCCCTTATTGTTTGTAAGCCACTCGTGGTGTTTCaaattgaattttcattttcaggAAGTGCAGCTTCAAGTGAACGTCTTCTAAAGCGCTCTGCTTACCAACTTTGCAATGGGCAAAAAGTCTCGTGAAGATGACTCCTCATCATCGGATGAAGAAGAGTATGTCGTGGAGAAGGTGCTGGACAGGAGGGTGACGAAAGGCAGGGTCGAGTTCTTTCTCAAGTGGAAAGGATATTCAGAGTAGGTTTTCTTGTTTGTTCCAGTATTAAAACGCAAGAACAACAGGACTGATTTTAAATTACTCaagcgtcctttttttttttttttgagccccGATTCTTGAATTGAAACTGCGTTTTGTGGTGGTTACACAAGTGAACTAGACGCAACTAGGGTCTGCAAAATAGCTTTCATTATGTTGGGGGGAAAACGTGCATAGACTGTCTCAgacaattagaatattgtgatgaagtccattattttctgtaatgcaattatatattaaaattaaataagcaaaaatgccatacattctgaattcattacaaatcaactgaaatattacaagccttttattattttttaatattgcttattatggcttaGAGCTTAAtggaaactcaaatatcctatctcaaaatattagaatatttcctcagaccaagttaaaaataaatgccataatcagcaacattaaaacaataaaaggcttgcaatattgcagtagatttgtaatgaatccagaatatctggcatttttgcttatttaattgtgttacagaaaataatggactttatcacaatattctaattttctgagccACTAAAGGAATTACTACTTCCCACCAGAGTTGTAGCATTAgaataaaactatatatatatatataatatatatgtgtgtgtgtgtgtgtatatatatatatatgtgtgtgtgtgtatgtatatattttttttaattcactttaCTTTCTCCAACTCACAATTATTTTGAAcaaattgatttgttttgttgttgggcTTTTTTCTTCAGTAATTTAATTGATCAATcggataaaaaaacaacaacttatttATATCCTGTTCACAAATGGACTATTTGTGATTTGAAAGTACACAAAATGCATAAACATAAATTGATGATCATTTCATTCGGGGTTTTGGTGCCTGACATCTTTTTGATAATGTGCGAAAGTGGATCATTCTattaaagcagatgtttgcgAATGTAAACACAAACATAATCAATCTGTCATGAATGATGACAGGAACATGGTATTTACTGTCAAGGAAGCTGAAATTCTGAGAATTTTGACAATTTGTTTGTAGATTAAAATGTCTAAATGATTAGTCTAGTCATCATAATAATTGGAATTTGATAGTTTGTTGTAAATTTTAGTAATTGTTGCACTACATTATTCCCTTATTAAACTCCAACAATAACAAGTTCATTTTATACAAATAAGGatttttctgtaaaataaaattaccaaTTTTGAATGTTATCCTCTGAAATgggcaactttttttcttttttttttcccctcttggaATGTGGAAGAACATGCATGGTGATTGTTTAGTTGGTGTTAGGCTTTTGAGCAAGGTTGTTGGAGAAATGTCTTCTCTGTAAGACGTCCCAGGACCCCAAAAGTTTGGAAAGCCCACTGTAGTGTACATATTTTTAAGTGTTGTCTTTATTGACTCTGTCTCAACATGCTGTGGTTTGTTCTCAGCAAGCACAACACATGGGAACCAGAGAAGAACCTGGACTGCCCAGAGCTCATTTCAGAGTTTAtgaaaacttacaaaaaaagtGGGAGTTCAACTCCAAGTAGTGGAGCCAGCAAGCCCAGCACAGCCCCCTCAGGACGTGCGAAAGACTCTGGTAGCGCAAAGAAGAGGAGCTcagatgatgaggatgatgagagTGGAAGCAAgcctaaaaagaaaaaggaggtAATAACAGCATCATCACTATTGTAACATTTGGCACTGGTTCAGATTACATGTTTTTAATATGACCAGGaaatatatttctatttatctatgttcacaaaaaaagttgttttttttttttttactcccctccccattttaaGCATTTGTGTTGCCTTGTCTTTCAGGATGAAATTCTAGTGGCCCGTGGCTTTGAGAAGGGCCTTGAACCGGAGAAAATCATTGGAGCAACAGACTCGTGTGGTGATTTGATGTTCCTAATGAAGTGGTACGTGTTATGTTTGCATACATATTTCACTGTTGTCCATATTGTCTTTGCGCTTGCACTTTAAACCCATGAGgcgtctttttatttatttatttttaaatatgctaCAGGATTTATGTTGTCGGGTTTACCTCGATGCAATACCAGGACACAGACGAAGTTACCACTTCGCAATACATATGCAACTCGTAGGCATTcagtgtatatataaaaaatgtccAAGTTTAATCCTGCAAACATCATTAAGCGTATAATTTACATGTGTATTTAAGGTAGGTTGTGGAAACTTAATTTCcattgcatctttaaaccaagggcACCATCTAGAGttgtaaaaaatattgcaagtgcttcaATGAGGTGATTTGGTCAGTTTTAAGGATTTGTTAAGTGGCgatcttttaaatttaattgtCTTTAAATTGTATGGCACGAGGAGGAAAAATCCGGTAAAAATACTTATACTCGCGAAGTAAAATTTAgagcctgtacttttttttttttttttttgagtaatttatttgaatgagtacttttaccaaagtcattttttatgcaagtacttgtacttttactcaaatacagaatgtcagtacttttcccatctctgccGGACtataatgttgacagtttttgttgactaaaactagatgaataaaatgctAAGTTtacagtcaactaaaaatggactaaataaaaacgggataagGATGactaaactcaactcaagtttttttatatagcgttttcaaacagcctgaactgtcacaaagcgctttacagaacacaaaaaaaccctaacataaaacattaacaccaatacaatcacaacaaatcaacattcttccatccctacacacgctttgatgtttgaagcagtttttagacgaaagaggacagaatcagtctcctttcagcagttgattagagacgtgatctcagcatgcatgacgtcacacacgtttgctacaagctaaagTGACTAActgtgtgattaaaaacaagtgtgactgaaattaaactaaatgtaaaaatggcggataacaTTAACAGTAATGGAGACTGCAAAGGAAGAGGAAGTGAAAAGTTCTGCCAATCTGGGCAGCATTCAGGCACGTTTCTCTTGACAGTAGCTGAGGGAGCGGGCCCAACAAATGTTAACACACTGACAAAAGTCCCTTGTGAGCTTTGAGCCTTTCCCAGACGATTTGATGAGAGATGCtgtccaccctggactggtcggcaTTTTTGCATCTCTAATGAATGAGACTTTGAGATGGGctagttggaattaatggtcaACTGTTTCTCGTCTGCAACAGGAAAGATTCCGATGAGGCCGATCTTGTGCTCGCAAAGGACGCCAATCTCAAGTGCCCGCAGATAGTCATCGCCTTCTACGAGGAACGCCTCACCTGGCATGAAGACGGCGACAAAAAGGAGAAGGAGGCAGTCACCGTGTGAGTTGCTCACCTCAACGGAAAAAGCAAAACTTCTCTGCTACAGGGAAAACCTCGCGGCAGACATTTTTAACCCCTAACCACACCCCATACGCTGTACATTGTCCAACAAAGACGTTCAAACAGTGGACACAGACCGTCAGCCAAGACCCACCGCTCTCTTTAGACCAATCTTTTTGTCACCGGGCATCTCACCCAAGTCATTGCATTCTAATGAGAGGGTGCAGCATCTGTCACCAGTGATTGTggtctgccatcttgtggccgaAAAATGTCCAACTGCTTAGTTTCTGACTCTTGTCATTGCTGATGACAGACAAGCCTgcagttttcatttttgaatattaGTGTTGAAGTCATGGAAATTTGAATGGATGGCTAATTAGTCATTTTTGCTAGAAGCTTTAGAATGTTACCTGATTAGGTGTATTCTGGCTTCAAGGCAATCATGTGATTGGTAAACATTCTTCAGTGCTTCCTGTCATTTTATCTTTACGAATTGAAATGTTTTTCAAGATGGGTGACAATTTTAAGTGGATGTCATGTGTTCCAAAATAGTTTTTAGGgccaaatatgtttttaatgagCTTTACTTAGCAACGAAGCCTACAATAGTTCTCATGTGACagtctttttacttttttttttttctttttttcctttttttaaacaaattgagTCGTTCCTTTTGTGATGTTACAACAAAGCAACATACTTTAATAAATTGTTTCAATGTTGAATTTGctgttggattttattttatttatctcaaACATTCTGAACATGCATTCAGCTGGAGGTTCTTGACTTCACCTGCACAGTGCAAGTGAGTGACGTGCCAAAATAAAGTCATAGTGATACTTAACAAATCTGAACATGAACATATGAATAAAATGCAATACAAAGAAACCAAAGTTTATTAAATACATTAGTAACATGCAACGCTTTTACACGAGGGTATGTCTTGTACCAACCTGTATCACCAGCAGGTGTCActgttgacaaaaataaagaggTTGTGCTGGTGTGTCGGGTCGTCCCACAAAACGGTTGTTCTCAAAATCTCAGCATACGTCTGATATAATCACTGCCTTTTTATGTTTGAATGCTTCATCAATAAATAACCATTATAGTGGCTAATCAGGCTATTGCTATACATTATCAGTAagtgtgtgaatatttttagCCGATGAGTTTTCCACAAAGCATAACCCCATCTAACACAAATTCAAATTTGTGCTCTCATAATACTTGTTTTTGATCTGTGGTTACAAAAATAAGCTAACAATTGTTGAACTAATATACCTTTCAGTCTTAACACTCTTTCTGTCTTCTGTCATGACTGCCCTAATCTAGCACCCCCCCCTAGCCCCCCCTCCAAGAGCTGCTCAGCTACATATTAAGTGATGGAATTTCCCAAGCAAAAAGCCTGTTATGCTGTAACTATAATGCAAAGGTCACTAGTAAATTTCCAGCCCCAGGGACCATTAAGCTGGGCAAAGGGATGAAGCAGCAGGCTGTTTTATGGAGCTTGGAAAGAGGCTGACGAACCCTGGCTGGTAGGTTTGCTAGGGAAAACCACAGTGGCACTCAGGGGGGAGCTACTGCTCATGCGCGAAAACAACACATGTAGCGGCACGTAGCGGGCATGCGCAACGAATCATTGTTTTATAGCGAAATGTCAAAATGAGGACAATTTCACATATGGCAACGAAGCCTGTGCTCTTTGGCGTTACAATGCTCAATTAATAtacaatactgtactgtatatgaaaGGTAATGTAAAAATAGTCATTCaaacattaataaaaataacctGTATTTTGTTCCAGGTgttggataattttttttttttgaaaaatagagataattattatcaaattaacaGTATattctagggatgcacgatatggGTGGCCGTTatttatcggcaattatcgaccaatttgatgtcaaacagataaTAGCGAAATCTGCCGattaattattggcaatttgatttcatacagataaactagataataaagaaatccagcaatgattatagacatgccacgtccatctgttgtggttgtggctcatatcaataaaattcagcttcatggtgctttacatccattgaaacattgtgctaagtttatgaaatgtttcaatgtatttttgttctacttatagtaggactctaaagtatatttgcattaaatttaattttgcaaacaattatcggcttacttatagGTTATGGACATCGGCCCTTCTAAATTCTTGGTTTATCGatattggttgaaaatagcattattgtgcatcccGAGTATATTCCTTATGTTGGTTGTaatatgtacagtacatttcAACTAGGAATAATGACGTCCCTTTCATTCATCATAATTATCCTGAATGAAAATTGAAACTATTCAAAGTTTAATTACAACTAGTCAAAGGCGCTGTCGTGTCAATTTCAGATATAGTCATCAtacttagtttttaaatgttaaatctgCTTTCCATCCGCCACAAACTACACGCACGATTGTTGTTATTTTGACTATCGTAACAATTTTTCTATTAAAGCTCCAACTAAAACATCTTTCTGACACAGTAGTCATTTTTGATGCAACGTGATTTGGCTCGTATTGCACTTCACAACGTGGCCACTAGTGTAAATATCTTTTAAATGCCCTTAGAGGTCAATCTTGTATAGCCTTTcgtcaatatcattcaacaaccTCAACACCAATCTCCTTGTGTTGTGGCGTGCATAACGAACATCCATGCTCGTACACGTGCTTCTTGTCTTATATTAGATTTCACAGCCACCTCTGCACTTCAAACACACTCCCCGCCCCATGCTCCCAACTTGCAGTGCAAATGAGTTCCACAGGGCATTGCCCGCGGCAGAGGAGGGTCCTCCAGCAGCACATTACACCAAATGAGTGTTGGGGGAGCTACTGTGCAGCTGTGGTGAGGAGAGCGACTGCTGCAGAGGGCCTAATCAGTGTTACGCACATTTGAGGGgggtccccccccaaaaaaaaacaattccccCTTTACTGCGACACACTgcaccattttgtgtttaaaagggGAACATAGTGGTCAGTGCTTTATGCTATAAGCTTGTCAACGAGCCGGCTCCTGTAATGCTGCGATCATGCAGGCGCATCTCACTCACAGCTGTATGTGTCCATTACCTTGTTGCTTGCTGATATAAAGCGCAGTGGCGATGACTGGTGCACTGATCTGTGTGAAGGTGATTGCGATGTGATGCTCTAATTTGGGTGGCTATCACACTTAATGTGCGGTAAAGCACCAGACACAAAACTGCTTCATtccaaatgcccccccccccccccccccccccccccccccccctcatccGATGCACCACGGCCAGCCCACTGCTGGCTGTGTTCCCCCTTTCAACACCTCCCCACACTCCAACCCCACCCCCACTCCCTCATCTCCTCTCTCCACCAGGGGAAAAAGAGTTATGGCTGCCATAAAAGGCAGGTAATGCATTGTTAACTAATTCTGCCTGCTCAGAGCTGATATATCCTCCGCTCTAAATCTCAACGCTTCCAATAAAATGCAAATGCTAATGCTTGCCCTCTATGAGCTGATATCATTTTTAACAGGCAAGAGGTAAATGCTTGAGACTAAGTTGTGAGGTGGGTGCGGAGGCTTTTTGGCACCCTGTCAGGAGACCACCAGACCTGtccatgtgtgtttgtgcgtacAGATGTGGCTGAAGGTGCTCATGTGAGACTGAAACGGCACATATTTTACTAGCTAGCTGTCCATGTGCAGCATGTGTTTGAAACATGCCTTCTAAAATCCGtactgtattgttttgttttttagtgcaagGGCATCTTCAGCCATGACATCGAATGAGAGCAACTTGCGAATGTAATGCATCATGTTTCCATCTTAATTGTAATGTCACACTTCATGTAACCTTGGGCTTCTAAATATTGATCCACTTCGAGATTTTCAATTATCCGGTGCCATTTTTCTGCCAACCGGTAAGGAGCGGTGATTTGTGTTCCTTCATATCTAGAGGCTTGTCCAGTAATTAGACCATATATTAATTTGTAGaatgagaaagaaaaagattgagaGTATTAAGTCAGTCCACTCCAACTATCGCAAGTCACAGTAATTCGCAGCAGTGTTTTATTCAGTAGGAGATAATTAGATTACAAATTCGAGTGCCATAACTTTTGTGTGCTGGCCTGTTTTTCTTTCAGTTAAGGCCACGCTGTTGCTGCTAATGATGGTTGGTAAATTTACTCTTCAATACATGTAGAGAAATCATGCACTGACAATTGTGTACATAATTACTGGCAAGGGAGCAGCaaaagaataagaaaaaaaataggctcTATTAATGTCAAAACATGTGAAATCCGAAGTGAGATGCGCTGTGAATCCTTTAAATGACCCCCACATATGCACACAGACAGACAACAATTGTGCGATCCAAACTTAACTCTTATTTACTGCACAGCTCGAGTGGCAGTCCTATAAAACGCAAAGGCATCTTGATTGGTTTTAAATTGCGGGCACGTGGTCTCCCGCGAGATTAGCTCATTGTCCCCTGCTGCCAAATTACACGTTGTGATTCAGGCTGTTGCTGCACTGTGTCTGACGACTGCGACTGCGTTTGGAAATGCCCATTAGACAAGCTCAACATCCTCACTCTTAGCAATTAGGAGTAAAAATGATGCAAAACAATGGCCTCCGCTTGGGGGTGGCAAATGTTAAATCAGCAGGGTCTGCGTTTAAAGCACACACTATAAAGCCTTGTTGCCGCCAGAGGAGGACTGAAAGAATGCAATTATTTGGATTTCCATTGGCAAAAATAACTTGTCCTATTTGCCACCCTTACACTGCAGTCTG is a genomic window of Festucalex cinctus isolate MCC-2025b chromosome 2, RoL_Fcin_1.0, whole genome shotgun sequence containing:
- the cbx5 gene encoding chromobox protein homolog 5 gives rise to the protein MGKKSREDDSSSSDEEEYVVEKVLDRRVTKGRVEFFLKWKGYSDKHNTWEPEKNLDCPELISEFMKTYKKSGSSTPSSGASKPSTAPSGRAKDSGSAKKRSSDDEDDESGSKPKKKKEDEILVARGFEKGLEPEKIIGATDSCGDLMFLMKWKDSDEADLVLAKDANLKCPQIVIAFYEERLTWHEDGDKKEKEAVTV